A window of Tautonia plasticadhaerens contains these coding sequences:
- a CDS encoding DUF2752 domain-containing protein gives MTTPTRPRLGPRTRVALALGAAALLAALGVARTLEPDPRGFGTHERLGLPPCASRLRTGVGCPTCGMTTSWALATRGRPRESWRASPAGCLLAPGSGLLAAWMACSAASGRPRPFRTASGPMAGAVVVASASGLAAWILRTYWSG, from the coding sequence ATGACGACCCCGACGCGACCGAGGCTGGGCCCGAGGACCCGAGTCGCCCTGGCCCTCGGCGCGGCCGCCCTGCTGGCGGCGCTGGGCGTGGCCCGGACGCTCGAACCGGACCCCAGGGGGTTCGGCACCCACGAGCGGCTGGGCCTGCCGCCCTGCGCCTCCCGGCTCCGGACGGGCGTCGGCTGCCCGACGTGCGGGATGACCACGAGCTGGGCCCTGGCCACCCGGGGGAGACCCCGGGAGTCCTGGCGGGCCAGCCCCGCCGGATGCCTGCTGGCGCCGGGCTCGGGTCTCCTGGCGGCCTGGATGGCCTGCTCGGCCGCCTCGGGGCGGCCCCGGCCGTTCCGGACCGCCTCCGGCCCGATGGCCGGGGCGGTGGTGGTCGCCTCGGCGTCGGGACTGGCGGCCTGGATCCTCCGGACCTACTGGTCCGGGTAA
- the treZ gene encoding malto-oligosyltrehalose trehalohydrolase, which produces MGSTTGRRLPVGAEPLPGGGGVHFRVWAPDRERVEVVFEGGETRALALEREPGGYHSGPIPGVGPGARYRFRLDGEGPFPDPASRFQPEGPHGPSEVIDPDGFPWSDAGWEGIDPEGQVLYELHVGTFTDAGTWGAAADRLPGLAELGVTAIELMPVAEFPGRFGWGYDGVDLFAPTRLYGRPDDLKRFVDRAHEVGLGVILDVVYNHFGPDGNYLPSFSRHYMSTRHTTEWGESPNFDGEQSGPVREFVLANAAYWIDEFHLDGLRVDATQDVHDDSPEHLLAAITRAARRAAGGRRVLLVAENEPQHAEILTPIEEGGLGFDMAWSDDFHHTALVALTGRNDAYYADYLGSAQEFVSALKRGWLYQGQKNVRQSKRRGTPAFDRAACQFVFFLQNHDQLANSMRGERLPHQCGPGRYRAMTALWLLAPQTPMFFQGQEFASSRPFLYFMDHVPELAEAVRRGHDEFLMQFDDLALPEIQARLPDPGDPATFLRCKLDHDERVGHAHDFALHCDLLRLRRDRQGLRGPVDGAVLGPEAFVVRSFDPDGGGDDRLLVVNLGRALHLDPPPEPLLAPPGGTSWEILWSSESHQYGGTGTPTLEAGDGWHLPGHAAVLLRPRADDDHPTEDAPHAV; this is translated from the coding sequence ATGGGATCGACCACAGGGCGGCGGTTGCCCGTCGGCGCCGAGCCGCTCCCGGGGGGGGGCGGGGTGCACTTCCGGGTCTGGGCCCCGGATCGGGAGCGGGTGGAGGTCGTCTTCGAGGGGGGAGAGACCCGGGCCCTGGCCCTCGAACGGGAGCCGGGGGGGTATCATTCGGGGCCCATCCCGGGCGTCGGCCCCGGCGCCCGGTATCGGTTCCGGCTCGACGGCGAGGGGCCGTTCCCCGACCCCGCCTCCCGATTCCAGCCGGAGGGGCCGCACGGCCCCTCGGAGGTGATCGACCCCGACGGCTTCCCCTGGTCCGACGCCGGGTGGGAGGGGATCGACCCCGAGGGCCAGGTCCTCTACGAGCTGCACGTCGGCACCTTCACCGACGCCGGCACCTGGGGGGCCGCCGCCGACCGGCTGCCGGGCCTGGCCGAGCTGGGGGTCACCGCGATCGAGCTGATGCCCGTGGCCGAGTTCCCCGGCCGCTTCGGCTGGGGCTACGACGGGGTCGACCTCTTCGCGCCGACCCGGCTCTACGGCCGCCCCGACGACCTGAAGCGGTTCGTCGACCGCGCCCACGAGGTGGGCCTCGGGGTGATCCTCGACGTCGTCTACAACCACTTCGGCCCCGACGGGAACTACCTCCCCAGCTTCAGCCGCCACTACATGTCGACCCGGCACACGACCGAATGGGGGGAGTCCCCCAACTTCGACGGCGAGCAGTCCGGGCCGGTCCGGGAGTTCGTGCTGGCGAACGCGGCCTACTGGATCGACGAGTTCCACCTCGACGGACTCCGGGTCGACGCCACGCAGGACGTCCACGACGACTCCCCCGAGCACCTGCTGGCCGCCATCACCCGGGCCGCCCGCCGGGCGGCCGGCGGGCGCCGGGTGCTCCTGGTGGCCGAGAACGAGCCGCAACACGCCGAGATCCTGACGCCGATCGAGGAGGGCGGCCTCGGCTTCGACATGGCCTGGTCCGACGACTTCCACCACACCGCCCTCGTCGCCCTGACCGGCCGCAACGACGCCTACTACGCCGACTACCTCGGCTCGGCCCAGGAGTTCGTCTCGGCGCTGAAGCGGGGCTGGCTCTACCAGGGGCAGAAGAACGTCCGACAGTCGAAGCGGAGGGGCACCCCGGCGTTCGACCGCGCCGCCTGCCAGTTCGTCTTCTTCCTGCAGAACCACGACCAACTGGCCAACTCGATGAGGGGGGAGCGGCTGCCCCACCAGTGCGGCCCGGGACGGTACCGGGCGATGACAGCGTTGTGGCTGCTCGCCCCCCAGACGCCGATGTTCTTCCAGGGGCAGGAGTTCGCCTCGTCCCGCCCCTTCCTCTACTTCATGGACCACGTCCCCGAGCTGGCCGAGGCCGTCCGGCGAGGGCATGACGAGTTCCTCATGCAGTTCGACGACCTCGCCCTGCCGGAGATCCAGGCCCGGCTGCCCGACCCCGGCGACCCGGCCACGTTCCTCCGCTGCAAGCTCGACCACGACGAGCGGGTCGGCCATGCCCACGACTTCGCCCTCCACTGCGACCTGCTCCGGCTCCGGCGCGACCGCCAGGGCCTGAGGGGCCCGGTCGACGGCGCCGTGCTCGGGCCCGAGGCGTTCGTCGTCCGGTCGTTCGACCCCGACGGCGGCGGCGACGACCGGCTGCTCGTCGTCAACCTCGGCCGGGCCCTGCACCTCGACCCGCCCCCCGAGCCCCTGCTGGCCCCGCCGGGGGGGACCTCCTGGGAGATCCTCTGGTCGAGCGAGTCCCACCAGTACGGCGGCACCGGCACCCCGACCCTGGAGGCCGGCGACGGCTGGCACCTCCCCGGCCACGCCGCCGTGCTGCTCCGCCCCCGAGCCGACGACGACCACCCGACCGAGGACGCCCCCCATGCCGTCTGA
- a CDS encoding GspE/PulE family protein has product MPVDQRRCEGPPEAIAMAEDVVTRDADTAIDDEALVRVLFERQLLSTDRLLVAQRHAQEQDIALMRALRDLHLVAPEDLEKAVSDRLAEQEDEERARAEAEAEGLTPDAPAAEPVADEERAERDLRAELRGIAETAVPSDLIEQVMIRGLLARATDIHLDPHDDRYLVRFRIDSQLHHMVDLDLETGQAVVRGIKILSEMNLVECRHPQDGALTVRHQGRTHNLRCSTLPTTRGEKVVLRVLEPISVRFEMGNLGLEPEQATKINQFLSRPYGAVLVGGPVGAGKTTTLYSCLDRVTHPRRNVMTIEDPVEYNFPGVNQVEINNQIGLTFAQGLRSILRQDPDVLMIGEIRDDETAAIGIRAALTGVLVFSTIHASDAAGTITSLFNYGVPGYTLSSALQGVVNQRLVRTICPNCRVSFRADETVVRALKLDPSEHRGLTLYRGEGCASCFHSGYHGRTGIYEVMDVSELIRELILLQTTKEVIRQVARDEGMKTLRQAAITKVIQGVTTIEEMYRVTL; this is encoded by the coding sequence ATGCCCGTCGACCAGCGACGGTGCGAGGGCCCCCCGGAGGCGATCGCGATGGCCGAGGACGTGGTGACCCGGGATGCCGACACGGCGATCGACGACGAGGCCCTGGTCCGGGTCCTGTTCGAACGCCAGTTGCTGTCGACCGACCGCCTGCTGGTCGCCCAGCGACACGCCCAGGAGCAGGACATCGCCCTGATGCGCGCCCTGCGAGACTTGCACCTGGTCGCCCCCGAGGACCTGGAGAAGGCCGTCTCCGACCGCCTGGCGGAGCAGGAGGACGAGGAGCGGGCCCGCGCCGAGGCCGAGGCCGAGGGCCTCACGCCCGACGCCCCGGCCGCCGAGCCGGTCGCCGACGAGGAACGTGCCGAGCGCGACCTGAGGGCCGAGCTCCGCGGGATCGCCGAGACGGCCGTCCCCTCCGACCTGATCGAGCAGGTGATGATCCGGGGGCTGCTGGCCCGGGCCACCGACATCCACCTCGACCCGCACGACGACCGCTACCTCGTCCGGTTCCGGATCGACAGCCAGCTGCACCACATGGTGGATCTCGACCTGGAGACCGGCCAGGCGGTCGTCCGGGGGATCAAGATCCTCTCGGAGATGAACCTGGTCGAGTGCCGCCACCCCCAGGACGGCGCCCTGACGGTCCGACACCAGGGCCGGACGCACAACCTCCGCTGCTCGACCCTGCCGACGACCCGGGGCGAGAAGGTCGTGCTCCGGGTGCTGGAGCCGATCTCCGTCCGGTTCGAGATGGGCAACCTCGGCCTGGAGCCGGAGCAGGCGACCAAGATCAACCAGTTCCTCTCCCGGCCCTACGGCGCGGTGCTCGTCGGCGGGCCGGTCGGCGCCGGGAAGACGACGACGCTCTACAGCTGCCTGGACCGCGTCACCCACCCGCGCCGCAACGTGATGACGATCGAGGACCCGGTCGAGTACAACTTCCCCGGGGTGAACCAGGTGGAGATCAACAACCAGATCGGCCTGACCTTCGCCCAGGGGCTCCGGTCGATCCTCCGGCAGGACCCCGACGTGCTGATGATCGGCGAGATCCGGGACGACGAGACGGCCGCCATCGGCATCCGGGCCGCCCTGACCGGCGTGCTCGTCTTCAGCACGATCCACGCCTCCGACGCCGCCGGCACGATCACCTCGCTGTTCAATTACGGCGTGCCCGGCTACACGCTCAGCAGCGCCCTGCAGGGGGTGGTCAACCAGCGGCTCGTGCGGACGATCTGCCCCAACTGCCGGGTCAGCTTCAGGGCCGACGAGACGGTCGTCCGGGCGTTGAAGCTCGACCCCTCCGAGCACCGCGGCCTGACCCTCTACCGGGGAGAGGGCTGCGCCTCCTGCTTCCACTCCGGCTACCACGGGCGGACGGGGATCTACGAGGTGATGGACGTCTCCGAGTTGATCCGGGAGCTGATCCTGCTGCAGACGACCAAGGAGGTCATCCGCCAGGTCGCCCGGGACGAGGGGATGAAGACCCTCCGCCAGGCGGCCATCACCAAGGTGATCCAGGGGGTGACGACCATCGAGGAGATGTACCGGGTGACGCTCTGA